From the genome of Rarobacter incanus, one region includes:
- the galE gene encoding UDP-glucose 4-epimerase GalE — MTVIVTGGAGYIGAHVVRLLNQAGQKVVVVDDLSTGDAARIGGAPLVAMDIAEPGASDRLAQVLGDYGATSVIHFAARKQVGESVQRPTWYFAQNVGGMTNLLDAMERTRTDRLVFSSSAAVYGQPDVGIVQEKNPTVPINPYGQTKLACEWLSADAAVSWGLRVVALRYFNVAGAGAPDLGDPAALNLVPMVLERLAAGRPPAIFGQDYPTPDGTCVRDYIHVQDLARAHIDSIAYLDREDRPYQSFNVGTGVGSSVKEVIEEIGRVSGLDVTPEIMPRRLGDPAELVGDPARITNVLGWSAKYGLSQIIESAWEAWQAGPNRIEMQ; from the coding sequence ATGACCGTAATTGTCACCGGAGGTGCAGGGTACATCGGCGCGCACGTTGTGCGGCTGCTGAATCAGGCCGGGCAAAAGGTCGTCGTCGTCGACGACCTTTCCACCGGCGACGCAGCGCGCATCGGCGGGGCGCCGCTTGTCGCAATGGACATTGCCGAACCCGGTGCCAGCGACCGGCTCGCGCAGGTCCTCGGCGACTACGGGGCCACCAGCGTCATTCACTTCGCTGCCCGCAAGCAGGTTGGTGAATCCGTGCAGCGACCGACCTGGTACTTCGCGCAGAACGTCGGGGGTATGACAAACCTGCTCGACGCAATGGAGCGCACCCGCACCGACCGGCTGGTGTTTTCCTCGTCCGCGGCGGTTTACGGCCAGCCGGACGTCGGGATCGTCCAGGAGAAAAACCCCACGGTTCCGATCAACCCGTACGGGCAGACAAAACTCGCGTGTGAATGGCTGTCGGCGGATGCCGCCGTCTCGTGGGGCCTGCGCGTCGTCGCCCTCAGGTACTTCAACGTCGCGGGGGCGGGTGCGCCGGATCTGGGCGACCCGGCGGCCCTGAACCTGGTGCCAATGGTGCTGGAGCGGCTCGCCGCGGGGCGCCCTCCCGCGATCTTCGGGCAGGACTATCCAACCCCGGACGGCACGTGCGTGCGCGATTACATACACGTGCAGGACCTTGCGCGAGCCCACATCGACTCGATCGCCTACCTGGACCGCGAGGATCGTCCCTACCAATCCTTCAACGTGGGGACCGGTGTGGGATCTTCGGTCAAGGAAGTGATCGAGGAAATTGGTCGCGTCAGCGGCCTGGATGTGACGCCCGAGATCATGCCGCGCAGGCTGGGCGATCCGGCGGAACTTGTTGGGGATCCGGCCCGCATCACCAACGTCTTGGGATGGAGCGCGAAGTATGGCCTGTCTCAGATAATCGAATCGGCGTGGGAGGCCTGGCAGGCCGGTCCCAACCGAATCGAAATGCAATAG
- a CDS encoding GH92 family glycosyl hydrolase, which produces MRNRSPHVRRKPFSILLATVAAGAVAVTGGVAAAPTALAASLDQTAWHSSFDSTADPTGFKTSVADGTYTNLSGKSFSKGSLSGFIAEAKASTEPNSGESSAKLYDGDPETKWFGGSSSAWVQYKLSQAKTATKYILALANDATGRNPKNWTLEGSSDGNSWTTLDTQSNQLGTEGGAPSYFTRHEFTIPSGARGSYTYYRLNVTATHGESAVQLGEFELIDGSSNEVYKQGNWNTYKSSGPRDSRVAKTGVGFTGSGSLEYKGFDTADGAAKGTNVLYSDLDLEIGTQTELSYKIFPTLDELSLDYSSTYVAVDVEYTDADGSNTKRMSTTAGLTDQYGFGVSAAEQGAAKTLYGRQWNSVRVDLSSLQGKRVKRILLTYDNPQGTNDAEAWGWIDDIKLAKATPIDSSSYTNYVDTRRGTNSNGAFSRGNNYPAVAVPNGFNFVTPLTQGGSRDDLYKYQESNNGDNRPRLQGIGLSHEPSRWITDRNQLQVMPSTTSDSTPNGDLVARELSFSHDNEVAQPDEYSVDFDNGIKAKTTATSHAVIFNFTFPAGAASRTVFLDKVWDNASFTIGDNNTFTGWMDGSTAGATRMFVYGQFSSAVTKSGTAANRSSAKYFQFNSDTVELRLATSMISVDQAKKNFNLEIAGKSYQDVQTAAQSKWDERLGVIDVTGATDVEKVNLYSNLYRLNLFPNEQHENTGTAEAPVWKYASPVNAGSGSASDTQTNAPIKSGKMYVNNGFWDTYRTAWPMYSYLYPDVAAELTDGFVNQYEDGGWIARWSAPGYDNQMTGTSSDASFADAYIQGDLTTAEAEKAYEAALKNATALNSSNVKSDGNYDADRVGRKSLSTSIFLGYTPASQDQSVSWGLEGLINDYAIGKMAEKLSQNVTDSAKKKRYAEEASYFLTRAESYVNLFDSTVGDPDDSNTPLGFFTARDTDGSWIMKAGSYNLSNTTTVYNPEDWNAGNGTRYNNHTYTETDGWNFAFHAPYDVDGLASLYGGKDGLVQKLNTFFSTPEKAATRKIHETYEARDVRMGQWGASNQVSFHIPYLYAAAGNPAGTQKVVREAMSRLYVGSEIGQGYPGDEDNGAMASWYVFSALGFYPLAVGSGQYVIGSPLYDKVTISPLGTTDSLTITANNNSHDNIYIQSAKLDGSDLKTATVDQSQLTRGTHTLTFQMGSTASSWGETSLAAASPTPAVDVAKQDYASTSVAGLANAKALTDDNSTTEASLPAAASDIVVSALTPSTLTEYTITNSKSGADPTDWTLYGKSADDKWVKLDERSGQSFEWRTQTRPFAIENAGIYSEYKLSVTATTGGGATIAELELLSNKTTDTQGELKVTAASQLSAGTGSEFTGVLAGVSGVAPQATVDYGSGAVDATVTALRSGGYAISAPTTFEKPGLYTATVNVTSGTQTATVKVNISVEQFSLAQSVAAAANVACFSEVGIGGSCDGQGYAYNKAAVTEAGVTFGTEQTVKIAGVDYYYTLPDVASGQADTMTGLGQTVSGYVNPDATKISVLGSANEGAQAMMIYLNFTDGTTQAVRVGVSDWVGGVTDLQEQNTLVFNAPGRLAGTGTESTVKNAGVFATAPVAIDKDSSGKVKTIKSISLENQGTDVRAGKAHIMAFAFDASAASTLVANAVTEPATAGAGQSQTLTLATTSGGTGSVAANINWGDGSPIEAATISGGTVTGTHTYTAKGTYTVTTTVYDAAGATTYTRIVTVEGKDASTTVLTASASQVEAGGQVTLVAVVAPATATGKVEFFQAGASLGAVDLEGGSAAKTVTLANPGTQTFTAKYLGDDNVLESSSQSVGVVVTPKDNGGGDNGGGDNGGGDNGGDNAGQTITVSKPVIVRGTQVYGASAAKRAALSVTVKNASTGTVEFRVGSRSLGTVKLAADGKNASAKLTLPAKLPVGSYVGIIAVVKTAKGTVVSDPTTAKITVTKAKLAKVKVKGKKFKKGTKPKVKITLGRLSNGARPVGKIKIKVGKKVVRTVTITAKKNGKVTVKLPKKYSKTIKVKATFVPKSKSTVAGKSSKATKVKVRK; this is translated from the coding sequence ATGCGCAACCGAAGCCCACACGTGCGGCGAAAGCCGTTCAGCATCCTCCTCGCGACCGTCGCGGCTGGCGCCGTGGCGGTGACCGGAGGCGTCGCCGCAGCCCCGACGGCTCTTGCGGCGTCTCTTGATCAGACCGCGTGGCATAGTTCCTTCGACTCGACCGCCGATCCGACTGGTTTCAAGACTTCGGTTGCCGACGGCACCTACACTAACCTTTCCGGCAAGAGCTTCTCGAAGGGATCGCTCAGCGGTTTCATCGCCGAGGCGAAGGCCAGCACGGAACCAAACAGCGGCGAATCCTCCGCGAAGCTTTACGACGGCGACCCCGAGACGAAGTGGTTCGGTGGATCGTCCTCCGCGTGGGTGCAATACAAGCTCTCGCAGGCCAAGACGGCGACCAAGTACATTCTTGCCCTCGCCAACGACGCGACGGGCCGCAACCCCAAGAACTGGACACTTGAGGGGTCAAGCGATGGCAACTCGTGGACCACGCTCGACACCCAGAGCAACCAACTCGGGACGGAAGGCGGAGCGCCCAGCTACTTCACGCGCCACGAGTTCACGATTCCATCCGGTGCACGCGGCAGCTATACCTACTACCGGTTGAATGTCACCGCAACGCACGGTGAGAGCGCGGTTCAGCTCGGCGAATTCGAGCTCATCGACGGCTCGTCGAATGAGGTGTACAAGCAGGGCAACTGGAACACCTACAAATCGAGTGGCCCGCGCGACAGCCGTGTGGCCAAGACCGGCGTGGGATTCACGGGCTCCGGCTCGCTCGAATACAAGGGCTTCGACACCGCCGATGGTGCTGCCAAGGGCACCAACGTGCTGTATTCGGATCTTGACCTCGAAATCGGGACGCAGACGGAACTGAGCTACAAAATCTTCCCGACGCTGGACGAGCTCTCCCTCGACTATTCATCAACCTACGTCGCGGTGGATGTGGAATACACGGACGCCGATGGCAGCAACACCAAGCGCATGTCGACTACCGCGGGGCTTACCGATCAGTACGGTTTCGGGGTTTCCGCTGCCGAGCAGGGCGCTGCCAAGACGCTCTACGGCCGTCAGTGGAACTCCGTGCGGGTGGATCTGTCTTCGCTGCAGGGCAAGCGCGTCAAGCGCATCTTGCTCACGTACGACAACCCGCAGGGCACCAACGACGCCGAAGCGTGGGGGTGGATCGACGACATCAAGCTGGCAAAGGCGACACCGATCGACAGCTCGTCCTACACCAACTACGTCGACACCCGCCGCGGCACCAACTCGAATGGCGCATTTTCGCGCGGGAACAACTACCCGGCCGTCGCGGTGCCCAACGGATTCAACTTCGTGACCCCGCTGACCCAGGGCGGATCGCGCGACGACCTGTACAAGTACCAGGAATCCAACAATGGTGACAACCGGCCACGTTTGCAAGGAATCGGGCTATCGCACGAACCGAGCCGGTGGATCACCGACCGTAACCAGTTGCAGGTGATGCCTTCGACCACCTCGGATTCGACCCCGAACGGTGACTTGGTGGCGCGCGAACTGTCGTTCAGCCACGACAACGAGGTGGCGCAGCCGGACGAGTACTCCGTCGACTTCGACAACGGGATCAAGGCAAAGACGACGGCGACATCGCACGCGGTCATCTTCAACTTCACGTTCCCGGCAGGGGCGGCCTCCCGCACAGTGTTCTTGGACAAGGTGTGGGACAACGCGAGCTTCACAATCGGCGACAACAACACCTTCACCGGGTGGATGGACGGTTCGACGGCCGGGGCGACCCGCATGTTCGTATACGGCCAATTCAGTTCCGCCGTCACTAAATCCGGCACGGCGGCGAACCGCTCCAGCGCTAAGTACTTCCAGTTCAACAGCGATACGGTCGAACTTCGCTTGGCCACCTCGATGATCTCTGTCGACCAGGCAAAGAAGAACTTCAACCTTGAGATCGCCGGGAAGTCGTACCAGGACGTGCAAACCGCCGCGCAGAGCAAATGGGACGAGCGGCTCGGCGTCATTGACGTCACGGGCGCGACCGATGTCGAAAAAGTGAACCTGTACTCGAACCTGTACCGCCTCAACCTGTTCCCCAACGAACAACACGAGAACACGGGAACGGCTGAAGCGCCCGTGTGGAAGTACGCAAGCCCCGTCAACGCTGGCTCCGGCAGCGCCTCCGACACGCAGACCAACGCCCCGATCAAATCCGGCAAGATGTACGTCAACAACGGGTTCTGGGACACCTACCGCACCGCGTGGCCGATGTACAGCTACCTCTACCCCGATGTCGCGGCGGAACTCACCGACGGATTCGTCAACCAGTACGAGGACGGCGGCTGGATCGCCAGGTGGTCGGCTCCCGGGTACGACAACCAGATGACCGGGACAAGCTCGGACGCATCGTTTGCCGATGCGTACATTCAGGGCGATCTGACGACTGCCGAAGCCGAAAAGGCCTACGAAGCAGCACTGAAGAATGCGACGGCGTTGAACTCGTCCAATGTCAAGAGCGATGGAAACTACGACGCCGACCGCGTCGGGCGCAAATCGCTGTCGACGTCCATCTTCCTCGGCTACACCCCGGCATCGCAGGACCAGTCCGTGTCGTGGGGGCTGGAGGGCCTGATTAACGACTACGCGATCGGCAAGATGGCCGAAAAGCTATCGCAGAACGTGACCGACAGCGCCAAGAAGAAGCGGTACGCCGAGGAAGCGAGCTACTTCCTGACGCGCGCCGAGAGCTACGTGAACCTGTTCGATTCGACGGTCGGCGATCCCGACGACTCCAACACGCCGCTGGGTTTCTTCACGGCGCGTGACACTGACGGCTCATGGATCATGAAGGCTGGATCGTACAACCTGTCGAACACCACAACGGTCTACAACCCTGAAGACTGGAACGCCGGCAACGGCACCCGGTACAACAACCACACGTACACCGAGACGGACGGCTGGAACTTCGCGTTCCACGCCCCCTATGACGTGGACGGATTGGCGTCGTTGTACGGCGGGAAGGACGGGCTGGTCCAGAAGCTCAACACGTTCTTCTCCACCCCGGAAAAGGCAGCGACCCGCAAGATCCACGAAACATACGAGGCGCGCGACGTCCGCATGGGACAGTGGGGCGCATCCAACCAAGTTTCCTTCCACATTCCTTACCTCTACGCTGCAGCGGGTAACCCCGCGGGCACCCAAAAGGTAGTGCGTGAGGCGATGAGCCGGTTGTATGTCGGTTCCGAAATCGGTCAGGGATACCCCGGCGATGAGGACAACGGCGCTATGGCTTCGTGGTACGTGTTCTCGGCACTTGGCTTCTACCCGCTCGCGGTCGGTTCGGGGCAGTACGTCATAGGCTCGCCCCTGTACGACAAGGTGACAATCTCGCCGCTGGGCACGACCGACAGCCTGACGATCACGGCGAACAACAACAGCCACGACAACATCTACATCCAGTCGGCGAAGCTCGACGGCAGCGATCTGAAGACGGCCACGGTCGACCAGTCGCAGCTGACCCGCGGAACGCACACGCTGACGTTCCAGATGGGGTCCACCGCCTCGAGCTGGGGCGAAACTTCGCTTGCGGCAGCAAGCCCGACACCAGCCGTCGATGTCGCAAAGCAGGACTATGCGTCAACGTCTGTTGCGGGTCTAGCTAACGCGAAGGCGTTGACTGACGACAACTCGACGACCGAGGCCTCGCTGCCTGCGGCCGCATCGGACATCGTTGTTTCAGCGCTTACACCGTCCACGCTGACCGAATACACCATTACGAACAGCAAGTCGGGCGCTGACCCGACGGACTGGACGTTGTATGGGAAGTCGGCCGACGATAAGTGGGTAAAGCTCGACGAGCGCTCCGGCCAATCGTTCGAATGGCGCACCCAAACGCGCCCATTCGCTATCGAGAATGCCGGGATCTACAGCGAATACAAGTTGAGCGTCACTGCAACGACCGGCGGTGGTGCAACGATCGCCGAGCTCGAACTGCTGTCTAACAAGACAACCGATACGCAGGGCGAACTCAAGGTCACGGCTGCCTCGCAGCTGTCCGCTGGCACTGGGAGCGAATTCACTGGGGTACTTGCGGGTGTAAGCGGAGTCGCACCGCAGGCAACTGTCGACTACGGCAGTGGCGCGGTCGACGCGACCGTGACTGCGCTGAGGTCGGGGGGCTATGCGATCTCGGCACCTACAACGTTCGAAAAGCCGGGTCTCTACACGGCGACAGTGAACGTGACGTCTGGTACCCAGACGGCTACCGTCAAGGTAAATATCTCGGTGGAACAGTTCTCGCTTGCGCAGAGCGTGGCGGCCGCCGCGAACGTCGCCTGCTTCTCCGAGGTGGGCATTGGCGGAAGCTGTGACGGTCAGGGCTATGCCTACAACAAGGCTGCTGTTACCGAAGCGGGCGTGACGTTCGGGACGGAACAGACAGTCAAGATCGCTGGCGTTGACTATTACTACACACTCCCAGATGTTGCCTCGGGGCAGGCCGACACTATGACCGGGCTGGGGCAGACTGTTAGCGGGTATGTGAATCCAGATGCGACGAAGATCTCTGTCCTTGGCTCCGCAAATGAGGGCGCACAAGCGATGATGATCTATCTCAACTTCACTGACGGCACTACACAGGCCGTCCGGGTTGGGGTTAGTGACTGGGTTGGTGGCGTTACAGATCTGCAAGAACAGAACACGCTAGTGTTCAACGCACCAGGCAGGCTAGCTGGAACCGGTACAGAATCGACCGTGAAGAACGCGGGTGTCTTTGCCACCGCGCCGGTTGCGATCGACAAGGATTCGAGCGGCAAGGTTAAGACGATCAAGAGCATCTCGCTTGAAAACCAGGGCACCGATGTGCGCGCAGGCAAGGCCCACATCATGGCCTTCGCGTTCGACGCGTCCGCGGCCTCCACCCTGGTGGCGAACGCGGTGACCGAGCCGGCAACGGCCGGGGCGGGACAGTCCCAGACGCTTACCCTGGCGACGACGAGCGGAGGCACCGGGTCCGTCGCAGCGAACATCAACTGGGGCGACGGGTCCCCGATCGAAGCCGCGACAATCTCGGGCGGCACGGTTACGGGGACCCACACCTACACGGCGAAGGGTACCTACACCGTGACCACGACGGTCTACGACGCAGCGGGGGCAACGACCTACACAAGGATTGTCACCGTGGAGGGTAAGGATGCTTCCACCACCGTCCTCACCGCGTCTGCGAGCCAGGTTGAGGCAGGCGGGCAGGTCACGCTCGTCGCGGTCGTAGCCCCGGCAACGGCGACCGGAAAGGTCGAGTTCTTCCAGGCGGGTGCCTCGCTGGGCGCCGTCGACCTGGAAGGCGGCTCGGCAGCGAAGACGGTCACCTTGGCCAATCCCGGTACGCAGACCTTCACGGCTAAGTATCTGGGCGACGACAATGTCCTAGAATCCTCATCGCAATCCGTCGGGGTCGTCGTGACGCCAAAGGATAACGGCGGTGGCGACAACGGCGGCGGTGACAACGGCGGCGGTGACAATGGCGGCGACAACGCCGGTCAGACGATCACCGTTTCCAAGCCGGTGATCGTGCGCGGAACCCAGGTTTACGGCGCGAGCGCCGCGAAGCGCGCCGCGCTCAGCGTGACGGTGAAGAATGCGAGCACCGGCACGGTGGAGTTCCGGGTCGGCAGCCGTTCCCTGGGAACGGTCAAGCTGGCCGCTGACGGCAAGAACGCGAGCGCAAAGCTCACGCTGCCCGCCAAGCTCCCCGTCGGGTCGTACGTCGGCATCATTGCCGTCGTCAAGACAGCCAAGGGAACTGTGGTCTCTGACCCGACCACGGCCAAGATAACCGTCACCAAGGCCAAGCTCGCCAAGGTGAAGGTGAAGGGGAAGAAGTTCAAGAAGGGAACCAAACCAAAGGTCAAGATCACCTTGGGTAGGCTGTCGAACGGTGCTCGCCCGGTCGGAAAGATCAAGATCAAGGTGGGTAAGAAGGTCGTTCGCACGGTTACGATCACGGCGAAGAAGAACGGTAAGGTCACCGTGAAGCTTCCCAAGAAGTACAGCAAGACGATCAAGGTGAAGGCTACATTCGTCCCGAAATCGAAGAGCACGGTTGCGGGCAAGTCGAGCAAGGCCACCAAGGTCAAGGTTCGTAAGTAG
- the pntB gene encoding Re/Si-specific NAD(P)(+) transhydrogenase subunit beta, producing the protein MTALLATGTEIAANLQRWHSLVQAAYVIAGVLFILSLAGLSKQQSARMGNLAGKIGMTLALVATVGLSLIQTESSVIQTASLIVAALLIGGIIGTIAARRIEMTQMPEMIAILHSFVGLAAVLVGFNSYVTEPKTDAVHLVEVFVGVFIGAITFTGSIIAYLKLSAKMKSKPLTLPGRNVLNLVAIAVSAVLLAVFLVKPVMWPLAVMTVIALAIGLHLVAAIGGGDMPVVVSMLNSYSGWAAAAAGFMLSNNLLIITGALVGASGAILSYIMCKAMNRKFMSVILGGFGDAPAGAAAEQVTGEIHETNVDDVATLLLDAKSVIIAPGYGMAVAKAQYPVADLAAKLRARGIEVRFAVHPVAGRLPGHMNVLLAEAKVPYDIVEEMDEINDDFATTDVVLVIGANDTVNPAAMEDPNSPIAGMPVLEVWNAKHVVVFKRSMAVGYAGVQNPLFFKDNTQMLFGDAKTRVEELVHTVDADTNNN; encoded by the coding sequence ATGACCGCCCTACTCGCGACCGGCACGGAAATCGCCGCGAACCTTCAGCGGTGGCACTCGCTGGTCCAGGCCGCCTACGTAATCGCGGGTGTGCTCTTCATCCTCTCCCTGGCGGGCCTGTCGAAGCAGCAGAGCGCGCGGATGGGTAACCTCGCCGGAAAGATCGGCATGACGCTGGCGCTCGTCGCCACGGTCGGCTTGTCGCTGATCCAGACCGAATCGAGCGTGATCCAGACGGCGTCCCTGATCGTCGCGGCGCTGCTGATCGGTGGAATCATAGGCACAATTGCGGCCCGGCGCATCGAGATGACGCAGATGCCGGAAATGATCGCGATCCTGCACTCCTTCGTGGGCCTGGCGGCGGTCCTGGTCGGATTCAACTCGTACGTGACCGAGCCGAAGACCGACGCCGTTCACCTCGTCGAGGTGTTTGTGGGGGTCTTCATCGGTGCGATCACCTTTACGGGTTCGATCATTGCGTACCTGAAGCTGTCGGCAAAGATGAAATCCAAGCCGCTGACGCTGCCCGGGCGCAACGTTTTGAACCTCGTGGCGATCGCCGTGAGCGCGGTCCTTCTCGCGGTGTTCCTGGTCAAGCCCGTGATGTGGCCGCTCGCGGTCATGACGGTGATCGCGCTAGCCATCGGGCTCCACCTGGTCGCCGCCATCGGCGGGGGCGACATGCCCGTCGTCGTATCGATGCTGAACAGCTATTCGGGGTGGGCGGCCGCTGCCGCCGGGTTCATGCTGTCGAACAATCTCCTCATCATCACCGGGGCGCTGGTGGGTGCCTCTGGTGCCATCTTGTCCTACATCATGTGCAAGGCGATGAACCGCAAATTCATGTCGGTGATCCTTGGCGGTTTCGGGGATGCGCCCGCGGGCGCGGCCGCCGAGCAGGTGACCGGCGAAATCCACGAAACGAACGTGGATGACGTGGCGACGCTGCTGCTGGACGCTAAGTCTGTGATCATCGCGCCGGGGTATGGCATGGCCGTCGCGAAGGCGCAGTACCCCGTCGCCGATCTCGCAGCGAAACTGCGGGCGCGGGGCATCGAGGTGCGGTTTGCCGTTCACCCCGTCGCCGGGCGCCTGCCGGGTCACATGAACGTTCTGCTCGCAGAGGCGAAGGTCCCGTACGACATAGTCGAGGAAATGGACGAGATCAACGACGACTTTGCAACCACGGACGTGGTGTTGGTGATCGGCGCCAATGACACGGTGAACCCGGCCGCGATGGAGGACCCCAATTCGCCGATCGCGGGCATGCCCGTGCTCGAAGTGTGGAACGCCAAGCACGTGGTGGTGTTCAAGCGATCGATGGCCGTCGGGTACGCGGGTGTGCAAAACCCGCTCTTCTTCAAGGACAACACGCAGATGCTGTTCGGGGACGCCAAAACCCGCGTCGAAGAACTGGTGCATACGGTCGACGCCGACACGAACAACAACTGA
- a CDS encoding Re/Si-specific NAD(P)(+) transhydrogenase subunit alpha, translated as MRIGVPKESAAEQRIVAATPKTVAKLKALGYEVAIESGAGARANFMDEAYQAAGAAIVTADEAWRSDIVIKMDEPTVSEIGRMTKGATVISRMAPSDHPELIESLKTHGVTGLCLDAVPRISRAQSLDVLSSMSNIAGYRAVIEGAEAYGGMFGGQVTAAGKTAPATVFVIGAGVAGLAALGAAGSLGAQVRAFDVRPEVAEQIESMGATFVRSAGQQEVSADGYAKPLTDEQVKATEKTYAEESAKADIVITTALVRGKAVRTITKEMVAAMKPGSVIVDLAASGGGNCELTIPGHKIVTDNGVTIVGYTDLPGRMAAQASQLYGTNIVNLLQLCTPKKDGELVLDMDDVVQRAITVARAGEVLWPPPPVQVSAAPKPAAQPAAAPAQDPADRAKREAAAAKRREQKLFAYGGIAAVLIGLAITFSSTAFLGYFTVFILAVFIGFYVITNVTHSLHTPLMAQTNAISGIILVGALLQLGSDNLWVVAVAFVAAAVAAINIFGGFLVASRMINMFHKEA; from the coding sequence GTGCGCATCGGTGTGCCGAAGGAATCAGCGGCTGAGCAGCGAATAGTCGCCGCGACGCCGAAGACCGTGGCGAAGCTCAAAGCGCTCGGTTATGAGGTTGCGATCGAGAGCGGCGCGGGAGCCCGCGCGAACTTCATGGACGAGGCTTATCAAGCCGCGGGGGCCGCAATCGTCACCGCAGACGAAGCGTGGCGCAGCGACATTGTCATAAAAATGGACGAGCCCACCGTCAGCGAGATTGGTCGCATGACCAAAGGGGCGACGGTCATTTCGCGCATGGCCCCGAGCGATCACCCCGAGTTGATCGAATCCCTCAAGACGCACGGCGTCACCGGCCTGTGCCTGGATGCGGTACCGCGCATTTCCCGCGCGCAATCGCTCGACGTGCTGTCATCCATGAGCAACATCGCGGGCTATAGGGCGGTCATTGAGGGCGCCGAGGCCTACGGCGGTATGTTCGGCGGGCAGGTCACCGCCGCTGGAAAGACCGCGCCGGCCACGGTGTTTGTCATCGGCGCGGGCGTTGCGGGCCTGGCTGCGCTTGGCGCGGCGGGGTCGCTAGGTGCGCAGGTGCGCGCATTCGACGTGCGCCCGGAGGTAGCCGAGCAGATCGAGTCGATGGGTGCCACCTTTGTGCGCTCCGCGGGGCAGCAGGAGGTGTCGGCGGATGGCTACGCCAAGCCGCTGACAGATGAGCAAGTCAAGGCCACCGAAAAGACTTACGCGGAGGAATCGGCCAAGGCTGACATCGTCATCACGACCGCGCTCGTTCGCGGCAAGGCGGTGCGCACCATCACGAAGGAGATGGTGGCGGCAATGAAGCCGGGAAGCGTGATCGTCGACCTCGCGGCATCCGGCGGCGGCAACTGCGAGCTGACCATCCCCGGGCACAAGATTGTGACCGACAACGGCGTGACCATAGTCGGCTACACCGACCTGCCGGGGCGGATGGCCGCGCAGGCATCGCAGCTGTACGGCACCAACATCGTCAATCTGCTTCAGTTATGCACCCCAAAGAAGGACGGTGAACTCGTCCTTGATATGGACGATGTCGTCCAGCGGGCCATCACCGTTGCGCGCGCCGGGGAAGTGCTGTGGCCGCCACCGCCAGTCCAGGTTTCCGCCGCACCGAAACCAGCCGCGCAACCCGCGGCGGCGCCGGCGCAGGATCCGGCCGACCGCGCGAAGCGGGAGGCCGCGGCGGCGAAGAGGCGGGAACAAAAGCTGTTCGCCTACGGGGGGATCGCCGCCGTGCTGATCGGCCTCGCCATCACGTTTTCCTCGACGGCGTTCTTGGGATACTTCACGGTGTTCATCCTGGCTGTCTTCATCGGGTTCTATGTCATCACCAACGTGACCCACTCGCTGCACACGCCGCTGATGGCGCAGACGAATGCGATCTCGGGCATCATCTTGGTCGGCGCCTTGTTGCAACTGGGATCCGACAACCTGTGGGTCGTCGCGGTAGCCTTCGTCGCCGCAGCGGTTGCCGCAATCAACATCTTCGGCGGTTTCTTGGTTGCGAGCCGCATGATCAACATGTTCCACAAGGAGGCCTGA